From candidate division WOR-3 bacterium:
ACGTTATTATCGTTATTCTCGTTAGTACCGCTAATTTCGCTAAACCTCACCAGCGGCCAAACCCAACAACCAAAAACCATTCCTAAAAAGGGGTTAGGGTTGGGAAGCCTGACCTGCCAACGCGATCCAACCTCTCAACCCCAACCCAACACCCATCCTTAGAGAGTTCGTTATTCTCGCTATTCTCGTTAGTACCGTTAGTTTCGCTAGATCATAACGGCGGCTAAACCCAATAGCCAAAATCCATCTGTTTCTGACTTCCCAACCTTAACCAACACCCATCTTTGTCCAACACCCATCCTTAGAATTCGTTAAGTTCGTTACTTCCGTTATTGCCGTTGTTTTCGCTAATCTCGTTAATATCGCTCCTTCTCATCCTTTTAACCTCTGGTTCTATCCCCAAACATCGTCCTGGGGCTTGCCTTCGAGCCAGAGAATAAGGGTACTTGTTTCCGCACAAATCCGCGTCCGTTATCGAGGATCCAGCGCGAATAACGATAGTAACGACATTAACGGAACTAACGGTTTGTTCTTGCGACATCATACACTACCTCTGACGAATCGTCGATAACGGGTTAGGTTTGGGATGCTGGATAACAACATCTGGTTTTCGTTTATAGATCCTGATCTGCTCATTCGGCTTTCTGCCCCAGCATCCCAAACCTCAACCCTCACCCATCCGGGCCTTAACCCCGGTAAATTCACAAGCAAAAGTCAAAAAATAATCAGAAAGAATCTTCATATAGAATACTACTTCATTGATTCAAGATAATGGTATGCGCTGAGCGCAGCGGTTGCTCCTTCGGCGCACGCGGTCACCACCTGCCGAATTGCCTTCGAACAAACATCACCTGCTGCGAACAACCCAGGCTCGCACGTCCGCATCCGCGCATCCACAATGACAAATCCTTTTTCATCAAGGTCTACGATGTTTTTCAGCATACTCGTATTTGGTTCAAGTCCTACATATATGAAAACACCGCTGACCCGTATAATCTTCTGCTTACCCGTTTGACGGTCATGCACGGTAATCGATTCAACCCGCTCTGAACCGTTGATGCTCATCACTTCATGATTTAGCAAGAAATCTATTTTTTCTTCGCCTTCCAGGCGATCGGAGAGAATCTTATCTGCCGTAATGTTGGGCAAGAATTCAACAAATGTGATCCGGCTGACAAACTGCATTAAGAACTTGCCTTCCTGGAGACCCGAATTTCCGCAACCGACCACAGCAACATCGCGATTCTTGAACAGCGGGCCATCACACGTCGCGCAGTAGGATACACCGCGCCCCCTTAACTCTGATTCACCCGGGACATTGAGCTCCTTCCAGTTTGCGCCTATTGCGATGATGACTGCGGGCGCAGGAAATTGTCTGCTGTCAGTTGTGACAATGAAAGAACCATTTTGCTTGCTGATCGACTTCACCTCTGAGCCAACGATCTCAACCCCAAAGCGGAGCACTTGTTGTTTTATCTTATCAGCAAGTTCAATGCCAGATATGCCTACAGGAAAACCTGGATAGTTCTCAATGTAATGGGTGGTTGCCGCGTGCCCACCAGGCAATGCCATTTCGATTATCACAGTCCGAAGACCTGCTCGCGCACCATAAATGCCTGCGGTCAAACCTGCCGGTCCGCCACCAATCACAACCAAATCATGGCTCATGCTCCTCCTTTGATAGTCCGAATATCAGAATATCGGATTATCGATCAGTCGATTTGACGCCGCAAAAAGGTAGGCACCTCCAGATCGTTCTCATTATATATTTTGTCTTTGACATCGGATCTAACTTCACGACGCTTGAACGTAGGCAGTTCAAGATTCTCTTTGCGAGAACTGAAATCTATCGGTGCTTCGCTCGCCTTCTCTCTGATCCCCGTTGCTACGACCATTACGCTTACCTTATTGCCAACATGCTCGTCAATCACCACTCCGGTGATAACCTTGGGCTGGCTGTCGGTTTCACTGGTGATCAATGATGCTGCTTCGTTTGTCTCGGCCAGGGTAAGGTCCTGCCCACCTGTAATATTGATCAACAGACCTCTCGCTCCCTTGATAGAAACGTCGTCGAGAAGTGGTGAAGATATTGCCGATTGCGCTGCCTGTATTGCCCGGCTCTCGCCCTCACCAATACCAAGACCCATAACTGCGGTTCCCTTCTCGACCATCACCGTGCGCACGTCAGCGAAGTCGAGATTGATCAAACCGGATTTCGTCACCATCTCCGCGATACCCTTGATCGCATTGAAGAGAACCATATTACCCAATCTGAAGGCCTCTATGATCGATTGGTCTTTCGGAGCAACGGCAATCAATTTCTGATTGGGGATGACGATCAAAGTGTCGACGTTATCCTTCAGTTCATCGATGCCACTCTGGGCATTTGTCATGCGCCAGACACCTTCATATTCAAATGGACGCGTGACAACGGCCACGACCAAAGCGCCGGCATTCTTTGCCTCTTCAGCGATGATCGGTGAAGCGCCAGTTCCAGTTCCGCCACCTTGACCGCAAGTAATGAAAACCATATCTGCATCGCGAAAAACATCCCTTATCTTCTCTCGAGACTCTTCGGCTGCCTTGCGACCGATTTCGGGATCACCACCCGCGCCCAAGCCCTGGGTCAGATTGGTGCCGATTTGTATCTTTTCGTTTGCCTTGTTCAATTTCAGAACCTGCGCGTCTGTGTTGACCGCGATGCACTCAACCGCGTGTATTCCGTGGTTCGTAGCATAGTTGATTGTATTACAACCTGCACCACCGACTCCAATCATTTTTATTTTTGCTATATATTTTGGATCCTCAACTAGTTCAAACATATTCCTTCCTCCTTTCAGAAGTACTTGGCAAACCAATCTTCGAATCTCTTTTTGAGGGCATCGAACACACCCACACCTCTTACTCTTTTTATCAGCACCTGATTTTTCTTTTCGAAGCCGTAGAGAATAAGACCCACGCCCGTCGCATAAATCGGGTCTTGCACGATGTCAGTGAGACCACCGATCTTCTTAGGAATACCGATCTTCACGGGTAGATGAAAGACATCTTCAGCAAGTGCATCCAAACCGTGCAGTCGTGCCGTACCGCCGGTTACAACGACACCCGCGGCCAGGATATCATAGAACCCGCTTCTCTTGATCGCCTTGTTGGTGATCATCAATATCTCTTCTACCCGGGGAGTGACAATCGAAGCCAGCAACTCCCGGGTGATATTGCGATCTTCACGACCACCAATACCCGGAACCCTTATTTCCTCTTTGGCTTCATCCGCTGACACCGAGATGCTCGCATTCTTTCTCTTGATCTCCTCGGCTTGTTTGTAGGGCGTCCTGATACCGATCGCTATGTCATTCGTGATGTATTCACCACCAAGCGGTATCACTTCGGAATATCTTATTGCCCCGTCGTAGAATATCGCCAGGTCGGTCGTGCCGCCTCCGATGTCCAGCAGACACACGCCCAGGTCAATCTCATCCGGCTGCAAAACCGAATACGACGATGCCAAAGGTTGAAGCACAAGATCCTTGACCCGCAGCCCAGCGCGTTCCAAAGCAGTATAGATATTCTGTGCCGAAGTTATGGCTGCGGTCACGATATGCACCTCGGCCTCAAGCTTTACCCCGCTCATGCCAACCGGGTCTTTTATGCCCTTTTCATTATCAACTACATACTCGATCGGTATCGCATGGATTATTTCACGATCAAGGGGCAAGGCAATCGCTTTTGCCTGCTCGATCACGCGTTCGATATCTCTCTTTGTTACCACACCACCCGACCGGGCCGTCGCAATCATTGCATGCGCGTTGATGCTTTCTATGTGCGAACCAGAAATACCGGCATAACACGAATCCACTTTTACACCTGCCATGCGCGAGGCTTCATCGACCGACTTCACGATCGATTCGATCGCCTTTTCGAGATTGACAATTACCCCGCGCTTCAATCCATTAGAGGGTGTTGAACCGACGCCTACAATTTTCAAATCTTCGCCTTCGACTTCAGCAATGATCGCAGCAATCTTCGTTGTCCCCAGATCGACGCCGACGATTCTTTCTTTCCTTGCCATCATTTCCTCCTTAGCACATCATAAGCTATTTGATTTCTTAAAATGATCTGTCCTCTATAACGCATATCAACCACCCACGTTTCTTCTATTTCCAGTAAGTTCAATTTCTCCAAAAGATGTTTTTTCATTCTAAGATCACTGGTGCCCAGTATATACTGGACACCCTTGTATTTAACTATTCCATCCACCGTTGATACCACCTCGCCCTCCGGTATCACTTCCTCAAGCATCACGTACTGCTCGCGCTTTCGCAGCAGTACAAATGCAAGTATCGCAAAAACTATGATCAGCAACAAAACAATAATCAGCCTAATAATTTCACCTCTTCTTCCAACCGGATGCCTGTCTTCTTGAACACGGTCTTCTTAATATGACCGGCCAATGCGACGACATCAGCTGCTCTCGCTCCGCCTCTGTTGATTATGTAATTCGCATGTTTCTCGCTAACCACAGCACCACCGACCGAGATTCCCTTCAGCCCGCACATTTCGATCAACTTACCAGCTGCCTGACCGGGTGGATTCTTAAAAAACGAGCCAGCAGAATAGCCAACAGGATGGCGTTCCATCCGCCGCTTCAGATTCTCATCGATTTTCTTTTTGATAGTGCGCCTGTTATCTCTTATCATGACCAGGTCTGCGGTTATGACCATACAACCATTATTGATATTGGATGATCTATATGAAAAACCAAGCTCTGCTCTGGAAAGAATAACCTCCTTGCCGTTTCCATCTACTACTACTGCACTAACAGCCATGTCTGCTATCGAGCTGCCAAAGGCACCGGCATTACCCTTGACCGCACCGCCTACTGTACCCGGTATACCTGCCAGGAATTCTCCACCGCCATAACCCTCAACGAGCGATTCTTTAAGGAAATCTCCGATCATGACACCACCACCGCATCGCACCAAACCATCCCGCCAGGCAATCCGTTTGAATACCCCGCCAAGCTTCAATACGACACCAGGGAAACCAGAATCGGCAACCAGAATATTCGTGCCAGCACCGATGATAAAATACGGCAGTCTATGTTTACTGATTATCTGCAAGACCATGGTCAAAGCTGTCTTCGTGTACACGCAGACAAAAAATCGAGCCCTGCCTCCGATATGAAAAGAAGTGTGGTCGGCTAATGGTTCGTCCGTTGTCACTTTTATGCTCGATACACGTCGGAAAGGATTCTTCATTATTTCAATTCCTTGAGCAGCTGCCGCGCAACCTGGTTGATATCACCGGCACCCTGAATAACGACGACATCACCAGGCTTCAATGTCTGTTTGAGGAATTCCAGGACCCGACCGATTTTGTCGATGAAGTGTATGCCATTCTGCTCCCTCGCAAGCCGCTTTGCCAAAGCCTGTCCCGTCA
This genomic window contains:
- the trxB gene encoding thioredoxin-disulfide reductase, translating into MSHDLVVIGGGPAGLTAGIYGARAGLRTVIIEMALPGGHAATTHYIENYPGFPVGISGIELADKIKQQVLRFGVEIVGSEVKSISKQNGSFIVTTDSRQFPAPAVIIAIGANWKELNVPGESELRGRGVSYCATCDGPLFKNRDVAVVGCGNSGLQEGKFLMQFVSRITFVEFLPNITADKILSDRLEGEEKIDFLLNHEVMSINGSERVESITVHDRQTGKQKIIRVSGVFIYVGLEPNTSMLKNIVDLDEKGFVIVDARMRTCEPGLFAAGDVCSKAIRQVVTACAEGATAALSAYHYLESMK
- the ftsZ gene encoding cell division protein FtsZ encodes the protein MFELVEDPKYIAKIKMIGVGGAGCNTINYATNHGIHAVECIAVNTDAQVLKLNKANEKIQIGTNLTQGLGAGGDPEIGRKAAEESREKIRDVFRDADMVFITCGQGGGTGTGASPIIAEEAKNAGALVVAVVTRPFEYEGVWRMTNAQSGIDELKDNVDTLIVIPNQKLIAVAPKDQSIIEAFRLGNMVLFNAIKGIAEMVTKSGLINLDFADVRTVMVEKGTAVMGLGIGEGESRAIQAAQSAISSPLLDDVSIKGARGLLINITGGQDLTLAETNEAASLITSETDSQPKVITGVVIDEHVGNKVSVMVVATGIREKASEAPIDFSSRKENLELPTFKRREVRSDVKDKIYNENDLEVPTFLRRQID
- the ftsA gene encoding cell division protein FtsA — protein: MARKERIVGVDLGTTKIAAIIAEVEGEDLKIVGVGSTPSNGLKRGVIVNLEKAIESIVKSVDEASRMAGVKVDSCYAGISGSHIESINAHAMIATARSGGVVTKRDIERVIEQAKAIALPLDREIIHAIPIEYVVDNEKGIKDPVGMSGVKLEAEVHIVTAAITSAQNIYTALERAGLRVKDLVLQPLASSYSVLQPDEIDLGVCLLDIGGGTTDLAIFYDGAIRYSEVIPLGGEYITNDIAIGIRTPYKQAEEIKRKNASISVSADEAKEEIRVPGIGGREDRNITRELLASIVTPRVEEILMITNKAIKRSGFYDILAAGVVVTGGTARLHGLDALAEDVFHLPVKIGIPKKIGGLTDIVQDPIYATGVGLILYGFEKKNQVLIKRVRGVGVFDALKKRFEDWFAKYF
- the murB gene encoding UDP-N-acetylmuramate dehydrogenase → MKNPFRRVSSIKVTTDEPLADHTSFHIGGRARFFVCVYTKTALTMVLQIISKHRLPYFIIGAGTNILVADSGFPGVVLKLGGVFKRIAWRDGLVRCGGGVMIGDFLKESLVEGYGGGEFLAGIPGTVGGAVKGNAGAFGSSIADMAVSAVVVDGNGKEVILSRAELGFSYRSSNINNGCMVITADLVMIRDNRRTIKKKIDENLKRRMERHPVGYSAGSFFKNPPGQAAGKLIEMCGLKGISVGGAVVSEKHANYIINRGGARAADVVALAGHIKKTVFKKTGIRLEEEVKLLG